In Leptolyngbya sp. O-77, the genomic window AGAGCCAGCCTTCTTCGCGCAGTTGGCTGATCAGGCGCGTGACCGTAACGCGAGTTGTGCCGATGGCGTTGGCAAGCTGCTGGTGAGTCAGGCGCACGCTCAGGCGAGTTCCCTCTGGAGCGGGCTGCCCCACTTCCCGCTTCAGCAGCACCAGCAAATGCCGCAGCCGATCTTCCACCCGGCGATAGCCCACCATCGCCAGCACGGCTTCCGTTTGCCGCAGCCGCCGCGCCATGTGTTGAAAAATGCCCTGCGCCAGCATGGGCGACTGTTCCACCTCCGACCAGGTGAGGCGCATCAAGTCTACGTCCGACAGCGCAGTGGCGTGATAGGGACGAATCAGCGTCAGCGGTAGACCGAATGGCATTGAAGCGGAAGCCAGTCCCAGCAGCGCCTCGTCGCCTGTGTCATAAAACGTACCTAGTTGCACCACGCCCCGGCAAACCACCCAGACTTCATGGGGCGTGAGCGGGATGTCTTGCCCTGCACGAAAGGACTGCAAGCTTCTGCCCTGATAAAGTTTCTCCAACAACAAGCGCAAGTCTGACTGGCTGGGAACTTCTAGGGCGAATGACTGAAGCATATTGAACTCCCTTGTGTGAGCGTGCCCTCTCAATCTAGGATCTGCACCTAAAGACAGGGTAATTCTCTGGTTTAGAGGAGGTTAAGATCCCGTATACTCACGGATACGCAATCATTTGCAATTTTACGTAAGAATTCATGGGTTTATCTATCCAACCGGTCTGGAAGGGGCGGATTGGCAGATGGCGAGTTGGCACTCCGAACCCAATCGACGAACTGGCGGGCGGTGCGGCCTGATCGCCCGTTTTGCTGGGTTGCCCACTGTAGGGCCTGAAATTCCAGCGTCTTGGGGTCGAGCGGGAGGTCATTTTGGCGGGCGAGATAACGCACGATGTCCAAGTAGGTGTCCTGGTCAGCAGGTTCAAAGGTGAGCGTCAGCCCAAAGCGATCGCCAAAGGACAGCTTTTCTTGCACCGTGTCCCAACTGTGGATTTCGTCGGCATCACTGGGGTGGGGGCGATCGCCAAAAAATTCACGAATCAGGTGACGACGGTTGGAGGTGGCGTAGACCACGACATTGGGCGATCGCGCGACTACGCTGCCCTCTAGCACGACCTTCAGCGCCTTGAAGGCTTCGTCGTCTTCTTCAAAGGACAGGTCATCCACGAAGAGGATAAACGCCTGCGGCACCTCACGCAGCAGCGGCAAAATGTCGGGCAGTCCCGCCAGCTCCGCTTTGCTGACTTCGATGAGTCGCAAGCCGCGATCGCCATACTGATTCAGCAGCGCCTTCACCAGCGACGACTTGCCCGTACCTCGACTGCCATAGAGCAGCACATTCAGCGCCGGAGCGCCCGCCAGCAGCGCCTCAGTATTTTGCAAAAGCGTCTGTTTTTGCCGCTCATAGCCCACCAGCGCATCGAGAGAAATTGGGTCGGGATGGGCAATCCCCTCTAGCCGACCACCTTGCCAGCGAAAGGCACGATAGCGGGCATAGTCGCCCACGCCCGCGCGGCGGTAGTGTTGCGCCAGATCGGGCAATAGCCCGGCCCAATCGGCGGCGGCTTGAAACTGGGCGCGAAGCCGTTGGGTTTGCAGGGGAGTTTGCAGGTGTGCTGGTGCTGTTGGCAGATCGTCTGCTGCGCTCCAGCCCACCGGCGGCAGCGACAGCCCAGCGGCGATCGCCAGCCATTGCCCCAGGCGATCGCCCGTGCAGGTGGTATAGAGGGCCTGGAGCGATCGCAGGTCGGCAGCGGCGGCGGCCACCAGGGGTTGCGGCAGGGCGTTCAGGTCGGTTCGCTGGGCCGCCTGGGTAAAGGGATTCTCGTCTAGCAAGATCTGGTCGAGCAGGTGCGATTGCCAGCTTTGCTGACGAGTCGCCAGCGTATAGAACCAGTCGCCATAGGCCCTCAGGAGGTCTACCCGGTCAGCGGGCGATCGCCCCAGTGCGGTCAACAGCCGCAGCAACGCCTGCCCTGGCGCTTGCCGCAGCACCGATTGATAAACCAACAGGGAAGCGGCTTGCTGCTGGAGGAGGTGAATTTGCTTTAAAACCTGGGCATCCATTCGGCGATCGCGCGGTTGAGGAAACAAAGTTCGGGACGGGGGGCGGAGGTCAGCCCGACTCGTTTGCATTCAGTCTGCATTTAGCCTGTATCTTAGACTGAACAAATTCAGAAAGAACACAGCGGGAACCCCCACACCCTGAATCCCTAACCCTCTTTCTCGTCCACCATCGACAACATGCCTTGCAGCGCGGCGGGGATGCTCTTGGGGTCCATAAACATCACCTTGCTGCTGTCGCTCTTGCCAATGGTATTGCCCATATCAAGGTAGCCCAGCGCCAGCAGAACCTGACCTGCCTCCATTGCGCGGGGGTCACTTTTTAAGGCCTGGGTGACGATGTTGATGGCTTCGGCGGTGGCCTGAGCCTTTAGCACGGCGGCCTGGCGCTCGGCCTGGGCCTTTAGCACGGCCGCTTTTTGGTCGGCTTCGGCTCGCAGCACGACGGCTTTCTGGTTTGCCTCGGCTTCGAGAACCTGCGCGTCGGCCTTGCCTCGGGCCGAGTTTACCGCCGCTTCGCGATCGCCCTCAGAGGTCAAAATCGCCGCCCGCTTGCGTCGCTCAGCGGACATTTGCAGCTCCATCGACTCTTGCACTGCCTTTGAGGGCACGATGTCTCGCAGTTCCACGCGAGTCACCTTCACGCCCCAGGGGTCGGTGGCGGTGTCTAGCTCTCGCAGCAGGATTTCATTAATCTGCGATCGCGCAGTAAAGGTTTCATCTAGCTCCAGCTTGCCCATCTCGGCGCGAATCTGGGTCAGCACTAGGTTCACCATCGCCGCCTGGAGATTTTGCACCTTGTAATAGGCCTTTTCCATGTCCACAATCCGCCAATAGACCACCGCATCCACTGTGATTGCTACGTTGTCTTTGGTAATCGACGGCTGGGGCGGAATGTCCAGCACCTTTTCCCGAATCGTTTCCTGAAACGCAACGCGATCGGCAAAGGGCAGGATAAAGTTCAAACCGGGCTTTAGCTTTTTGTTGTAGCTGCCGAGGCGTTCGACCAGAGCTTCGTTCCCCTGGTTCACAATCTTGACAGAGCTAGACAGCCCGGCCGTACCCAACACCAGCGCAATCAGAGCGGTGAAAAAACCTTCCATGCAAAACCTCCAAAATCCAAATGTGAATCCAATGAATCCAATATGCAAGCGCAACTAATCCGCGACTTACCCGCAGCGACTTACCCGCAGCGACTCATCCTCGGCGATTTATCCTCAAGCGACTTACCCTCAACGACGCACCATATGCTCTGGCAGCACGATTAGCGTGGTGCCCTGACGTTCTACCACCACCACCTTTTGATCAGCGGCGATCGCCAAATTTTCGTCCTCACACCGGGCCTGCCAGGAGTTGCCTTCGTAGATCACCCGCCCCGTTTCGCCAGGAGGAATCGAGGTCAGCGTCCGCGCTTCGTGGGAATCTTCGATCAAGCGCGATCGCCGCTGCGGGATGAATCGGCGCGACAGCACCACCAGCAGCACCGACAGCACCAGCCAGAGAATTACCTGAAGGCTAACCTGCGGCACCGACAGCGCCACAAAGGCAACAATCAGCGCACTGATTCCCATCACAAATTCCACGAACGCGGTCGGCAGGACGATCTCCATCATGCAGAGGACAATGCCTGCAATTAGCCAAATCACGCTAGGACTCATGGTCATCAGCCGTTATCCGAGAGAGAGGGACAAACGATACAAGGAGAAAGCCAGGAGAACGCTTGGTCGAGAGACGTTTCAGCAAGACGCTGCGGACGAAAAGACTCTGTGGACGAAGAGGACTATATTTCGAGGAGCAGAGGGCTATATGGACGGCCGTTGAACAAGCCGCTGGGTTCAGACTGCGGGTGGCGATGTTTCAGCCAGTTCTACTTGAAATCTGGGTAACGTCTGCACAAACCCTGGGACGCGCTCGGATTGGGGGATTGGTTTGCGGGTTTGAGCGTCTGCATGTTTGAACCCAGCCGCTTGAATCTAGCCACTTGAATTCAGCCACGCTTGCAACATTCGATCGGAATTGTCGCGTTTTCTGGAATTGGCGCTATCTTTGGCTAGTTAAGGGCTGCCCTAGCCGGGCTTGCTGAGATGCCTTTCACTCCCCTTCTATCCTGACTTATTCCATCTTGAACGACCCCGTTCCAAAATCAGAAGATTTGAATGATGGCTTAACGATTGGTCAGGAATTTAAAGGATCGTGCCCGACGGGCAAGGCATTCAAAATCCGTCGCCCAGTCTGATAGACCCTGTTAATTAGCTCAGCGTCGAACGCCTCTATCACGCTTATGATCTCCTCTTCACCTCCTTCGCGTCGTCCGGCGGCGCTGCTGTGTACCCGAATCCAGTGTGCCCAGGCAGATTGTCAACACGACAATCCTGCGGATCAATCGCTGTGTGAACAATGCGGACAACCGCTTACCTATCGCTATCTCTGGGTTGTCGGGCAGAGCGAGGGGGTGAATCCGGCCCATGTGTCTCCGTCGGGACGCTATCGAGCCGTGTCGCCGAGGGTGTGGCTAGATACGCAGCCCGCCGCTGCGCCCGACCTGCCGCAGCCCTGGCCCGAGGAGGCGCTACCCTATTTCCACCTGTTTCCCCATCGGCTGCACCTGCCTGTGCTGTTTGGCTTTGGCTGGCATGGGGGGCAACGGCTGATGCTGCTAGAGAACGTGCCCGTAGATGCGGCGGGAAAACTGCTTCCGGCGATCGCCCCTAGTTTTGCGGCTGCGTCTCCGACTCGTCAGGTCTACTGGCTGTGGCAAATTCTCGACCTGTGGGCTCCGCTGCGCGACTATGGCGTGGCGGCCAGCCTGCTGATGCCAGACAACTTGCGGGTGGAGGGCTGGCGGGTGCGTCTGCGGGAGCTAATTCCCGATCGGCTGCATCTGGGGGGGCAGCCGTCCCTGGCGGATCTGGCGGCGTGCTGGCTGGGCTGGCTGGGAACCATGCAAATCCAGGTGGCAGACTCCGTGCGATCGCTCTGTGAGCAAATGCAGCAGCCCATTGCCGACACGCCAGAGGGACTGCGGGCGATCGCCCTCCAGCTTAACGACCTGCTACTGCAACAATCGACCCAACTAACGCTGAAGCTGGCGGTGGCCGGTGGCACGACGGCGGGCCCTCAGCGGGCCCACAATGAAGATGCCTGCTATCCGCCTGCTCAGCAGTCGGCAGAAACTAGCCTCACCTGGCTCCAGAGTCCGCCCGACTTGCTCTCTGGGCTGGGCATCGTCTGCGACGGCATTGGTGGGCACGCGGGCGGCGAGGTCGCCAGCCAAATGGCCGTGCGATCGCTCGTCATGCAACTGCGGGCGCTGCTGTATGAAGTGGCAGAGGAAACCACCGTGCTGTCGCCAGACGTGGTGATGCAGCAGCTAGAGGCGATCGCCCGCGTGGTAAACAACCTCATTGC contains:
- a CDS encoding Crp/Fnr family transcriptional regulator, whose product is MLQSFALEVPSQSDLRLLLEKLYQGRSLQSFRAGQDIPLTPHEVWVVCRGVVQLGTFYDTGDEALLGLASASMPFGLPLTLIRPYHATALSDVDLMRLTWSEVEQSPMLAQGIFQHMARRLRQTEAVLAMVGYRRVEDRLRHLLVLLKREVGQPAPEGTRLSVRLTHQQLANAIGTTRVTVTRLISQLREEGWLLIDRDRHIVLLPYANV
- a CDS encoding PP2C family protein-serine/threonine phosphatase; translation: MISSSPPSRRPAALLCTRIQCAQADCQHDNPADQSLCEQCGQPLTYRYLWVVGQSEGVNPAHVSPSGRYRAVSPRVWLDTQPAAAPDLPQPWPEEALPYFHLFPHRLHLPVLFGFGWHGGQRLMLLENVPVDAAGKLLPAIAPSFAAASPTRQVYWLWQILDLWAPLRDYGVAASLLMPDNLRVEGWRVRLRELIPDRLHLGGQPSLADLAACWLGWLGTMQIQVADSVRSLCEQMQQPIADTPEGLRAIALQLNDLLLQQSTQLTLKLAVAGGTTAGPQRAHNEDACYPPAQQSAETSLTWLQSPPDLLSGLGIVCDGIGGHAGGEVASQMAVRSLVMQLRALLYEVAEETTVLSPDVVMQQLEAIARVVNNLIASQNDSQQRQSRQRMGTTLTLALHLPQRINGGTAQELYLLNVGDSRAYWITPERCQLLTLDDDLAGREVRLTHKTAAEARKHPNAGALTQALGIHEGDRLYPTVQRFIIDEDGVLLLCTDGLSDHGWVETLGTAVTQQMFNDQLTPQQAVQTWLDHANQRNGHDNASVVVMRCRVTAQAPKLFDPTVFDPTMTERAIATAMPQPAPDADVELSQASRALLFDDTLDAPTPAKLRPKGDRWITVLLLGITLLTLGAAGVQIWRQMHTRQTPRLWPSAPVDQPATRDPMDSINPQP
- a CDS encoding ATP-binding protein, coding for MFPQPRDRRMDAQVLKQIHLLQQQAASLLVYQSVLRQAPGQALLRLLTALGRSPADRVDLLRAYGDWFYTLATRQQSWQSHLLDQILLDENPFTQAAQRTDLNALPQPLVAAAAADLRSLQALYTTCTGDRLGQWLAIAAGLSLPPVGWSAADDLPTAPAHLQTPLQTQRLRAQFQAAADWAGLLPDLAQHYRRAGVGDYARYRAFRWQGGRLEGIAHPDPISLDALVGYERQKQTLLQNTEALLAGAPALNVLLYGSRGTGKSSLVKALLNQYGDRGLRLIEVSKAELAGLPDILPLLREVPQAFILFVDDLSFEEDDEAFKALKVVLEGSVVARSPNVVVYATSNRRHLIREFFGDRPHPSDADEIHSWDTVQEKLSFGDRFGLTLTFEPADQDTYLDIVRYLARQNDLPLDPKTLEFQALQWATQQNGRSGRTARQFVDWVRSANSPSANPPLPDRLDR
- a CDS encoding NfeD family protein — encoded protein: MTMSPSVIWLIAGIVLCMMEIVLPTAFVEFVMGISALIVAFVALSVPQVSLQVILWLVLSVLLVVLSRRFIPQRRSRLIEDSHEARTLTSIPPGETGRVIYEGNSWQARCEDENLAIAADQKVVVVERQGTTLIVLPEHMVRR
- a CDS encoding SPFH domain-containing protein, translated to MEGFFTALIALVLGTAGLSSSVKIVNQGNEALVERLGSYNKKLKPGLNFILPFADRVAFQETIREKVLDIPPQPSITKDNVAITVDAVVYWRIVDMEKAYYKVQNLQAAMVNLVLTQIRAEMGKLELDETFTARSQINEILLRELDTATDPWGVKVTRVELRDIVPSKAVQESMELQMSAERRKRAAILTSEGDREAAVNSARGKADAQVLEAEANQKAVVLRAEADQKAAVLKAQAERQAAVLKAQATAEAINIVTQALKSDPRAMEAGQVLLALGYLDMGNTIGKSDSSKVMFMDPKSIPAALQGMLSMVDEKEG